A single genomic interval of Pyrus communis chromosome 5, drPyrComm1.1, whole genome shotgun sequence harbors:
- the LOC137733287 gene encoding uncharacterized protein, with the protein MALFLNKLASLVPGLHAVDVDVPLNILRKDEHKLEQVAKVPFGREFHISLGRTVPIRVHQIDSLVTMLRQKLQIQRRYWIDFSKWEVFVNDDQTRTFVSIEVIAARLAEITKQIQAVNDVYKLHNLPEFYKDPRPHISVAWALGDINNSLKKVVEEERRISTIGGSLQKCIFTSKFNGIECRIGNKTHKICKFSEE; encoded by the exons ATGGCCTTGTTTTTGAACAAGCTAGCTTCTCTGGTGCCTGGTCTCCATGCCGTTGACGTTGACGTCCCGCTTAACATTCTGCGTAAGGACGAGCATAAACTTGAACAAGTTgctaaggtaccgtttg GTAGAGAGTTCCATATAAGTCTCGGAAGAACTGTTCCGATTCGGGTGCACCAGATTGATTCCTTGGTGACAATGCTGCGGCAGAAGCTTCAGATTCAGAGGCG GTATTGGATTGATTTTAGcaagtgggaggtttttgttaaCGATGATCAGACCCGGACCTTTGTGTCGATCGAAGTCATTGCTGCTAGGTTAGCTGAG ATAACAAAGCAGATTCAAGCCGTGAATGATGTGTATAAGCTTCACAATCTTCCTGAATTTTACAAG GATCCGCGCCCTCACATCTCGGTAGCTTGGGCATTGGGTGACATCAACAATTCCCTGAAGAAAGTGGTTGAAGAAGAAAGACGAATATCTACCATCGGAGGATCGTTACAGAAATGTATTTTTACCAGTAAATTCAATGGTATCGAATGTAGGATTGGtaataaaacacacaaaatatgtaaattttctgaagaataa
- the LOC137733675 gene encoding disease resistance protein RPV1-like, with amino-acid sequence MAAACSSSGLGWKYEVFINFRGEDTRKGFVSHLYNALVKKPINAFMDAEKLRKGDDLSELLTAIRESRLSIVVFSQDYASSTWCLKELVQILECKDTNNQIVLPIFYEVDPSDVRKLKRKFEEAFAQHDRDSNAEMEEVQGWRSALTTATSLSGWDSRKYENDVVLIEEIVEDVYRKLIDISSTSSEDNGLVDMDSHMHEMLSLLYPPGGETNNVRVVGIWGMGGLGKTTIVRAVYNKIAGRFEASCFLENFKEGFMKHGKLHMQAQLLLSISDNKVGSSHILSKGFQVMLKSLGQRKVLIVVDDVDKLEQIEALLEEPHSFGGGSRIILTTRDSQLLSIADVIYNPKILSDSGALKLFRQHAFGKNQPTRDYDDLSNRVVKYAQGLPLALKVLGAFLRKKTIRVWEDELEKIRKIPQRGIHDVLKTSFDGLDDTEKDIFLDIACFLKGMNKDQAIEILDGCGFHPHTGIRVLIDRALITISWKEELEMHDSLEEMGREIVRQESFKDPGRRSRLWSYEDVRQVLTENTATKTIESIIVDFSYSDRPCLNAEAFVRMAQLRLLKISRGFVFKDEYFKQHLFGSLKLLNLRYLSWLGFPLKSLPSNFQFENLVELDMRNSFIDRLWEGTQKQEKLKFINLSCCRYLKETPDFTNVPNLERLILQSCVSLVEVPPSISTLTKLVLLNLNGCHELKILPSKIRMRSLKTFSIFGCFSLEMFPEISEGMEELEELNLSGSKIKELPLSINNLTGLSHFNLKDCKELKSLPSCIHMKCLKTFNLYGCSSLEMFPSISEGIEGLEKLDLPNSKIKELSPSINNLTRLSHLNLQDCKELKSLPSSIRMKSLKTLNLYRCWSLEKFPEISEEIEGLKGLDLSRSKIKEMPSSINNLTGLIHLNLENCKELKSLPSSICQLKSLVSLFISGCTQFELFPSIKEDMEGLRELFLDGTSIKELSPWIERLTGLRYLSLRDCKSLVHRPNTLCNLYLYDPLEDAYRRLGLSPSPPQPPNF; translated from the exons ATGGCTGCTGCTTGTTCTTCGTCTGGCCTTGGTTGGAAATACGAAGTGTTCATCAATTTCAGAGGGGAAGACACTCGCAAGGGCTTCGTCAGCCATCTCTACAACGCTCTGGTTAAGAAACCAATCAACGCCTTCATGGATGCCGAAAAGCTCAGAAAAGGCGACGACCTTTCCGAGCTCCTGACAGCGATTCGAGAGTCAAGGCTTTCGATTGTAGTTTTCTCTCAAGACTATGCCTCTTCCACTTGGTGCTTGAAAGAACTCGTGCAAATCTTGGAATGCAAGGATACCAATAACCAGATTGTACTCCCCATTTTCTATGAAGTTGATCCGTCTGACGTTCGTAAACTCAAGAGAAAATTCGAGGAAGCTTTTGCTCAGCACGATCGTGATTCTAACGCTGAAATGGAAGAGGTTCAGGGCTGGAGATCCGCTCTTACAACTGCCACCAGTTTATCCGGCTGGGATTCGCGAAAATATGA GAATGATGTGGTGCTTATTGAGGAAATTGTAGAAGATGTTTATAGGAAATTGATCGACATCTCATCAACATCAAGCGAAGATAATGGCTTGGTTGACATGGATTCTCACATGCATGAAATGCTTTCATTATTATATCCTCCCGGAGGTGAAACGAATAATGTTCGAGTTGTTGGAATATGGGGTATGGGTGGTTTAGGCAAAACAACCATCGTTAGAGCTGTTTATAATAAAATCGCTGGTCGATTTGAAGCTTCTTGCTTTCTTGAAAATTTCAAGGAAGGTTTCATGAAGCATGGCAAACTACATATGCAGGCACAACTTCTATTGAGTATCTCAGACAACAAGGTGGGGAGTTCTCACATATTGAGTAAAGGTTTTCAGGTGATGTTAAAAAGCCTTGGTCAGAGAAAAGTTCTTATTGTTGTTGATGATGTGGATAAATTAGAACAAATTGAAGCTTTACTTGAAGAGCCACATTCCTTTGGTGGTGGAAGCAGAATTATTTTAACAACTAGAGATTCGCAATTACTAAGCATagctgatgtgatatataatccCAAGATTCTGAGTGATTCTGGAGCTCTAAAACTCTTTAGGCAGCACGCCTTCGGAAAAAACCAACCCACCAGAGATTATGATGATCTCTCCAATCGTGTCGTAAAATATGCTCAAGGTCTGCCTTTAGCACTCAAAGTTTTGGGGGCTTTTCTTCGTAAAAAAACTATACGCGTGTGGGAAGATGAGTtagaaaaaataaggaaaatcccGCAAAGGGGAATTCATGATGTGCTTAAAACAAGCTTCGATGGACTAGATGACACAGAGAAGGACATCTTTCTAGATATTGCATGTTTCCTTAAAGGGATGAATAAAGACCAAGCAATTGAAATTCTGGACGGCTGTGGTTTCCATCCTCATACAGGAATAAGAGTTCTAATTGATCGAGCTCTCATTACTATCTCATGGAAGGAGGAACTGGAGATGCATGATTCATTAGAGGAAATGGGTCGGGAAATTGTCCGCCAAGAATCTTTCAAAGATCCTGGGAGACGAAGTAGGTTGTGGAGTTATGAAGATGTTCGTCAGGTGCTAACTGAAAATACG GCTACAAAAACAATTGAAAGCATAATTGTGGATTTCTCGTACTCAGACCGGCCATGCTTAAATGCTGAAGCTTTTGTTAGAATGGCTCAACTAAGACTTCTCAAGATCAGTCGAGGCTTCGTTTTTAAAGATGAGTACTTCAAACAACACCTGTTTGGGTCCTTAAAGTTGCTCAACCTGAGGTATCTCTCCTGGCTTGGTTTCCCTCTCAAGTCTTTGCCATCCAACTTTCAATTCGAAAATCTTGTTGAACTTGACATGCGAAATAGTTTCATTGACCGACTTTGGGAAGGAACCCAG AAGCAGGAAAAGTTGAAATTCATCAATTTAAGTTGTTGTCGATACCTTAAGGAAACCCCTGACTTCACAAATGTGCCAAATCTTGAGAGGCTAATTCTTCAAAGTTGTGTAAGTTTAGTTGAGGTTCCACCGTCTATTTCGACTCTTACAAAGCttgttttattgaatttgaatggATGCCATGAACTTAAGATTCTACCCAGCAAAATTCGTATGAGATCTCTCAAAACCTTTAGTATTTTTGGCTGCTTcagtcttgagatgtttccagagatttcaGAAGGTATGGAGGAGTTAGAAGAGCTTAATTTATCCGGGTCCAAAATTAAAGAACTACCCTTGTCAATAAATAATCTCACGGGGTTGAGTCATTTCAACctaaaagattgcaaggaacttaAGAGTCTTCCAAGTTGCATTCATATGAAATGTTTGAAAACCTTTAATCTTTATGGCTGCTCcagtcttgagatgtttccatCGATTTCAGAAGGTATTGAGGGGTTAGAAAAGCTTGATTTACCCaactcaaaaattaaagaactgtCCCCGTCAATTAATAATCTTACGAGGTTGAGTCATTTGAATCTACaagattgcaaggaacttaagagtcttccaagcagcattCGTATGAAATCTCTCAAAACCCTTAATCTTTATCGTTGCTGGAGTCTTGAGAAATTTCCAGAGATTTCAGAAGAGATTGAGGGGTTAAAAGGTCTTGATTTATCGagatcaaaaattaaagaaatgccctcgtcaattaataatctcacgggATTGATTCATTTGAATCTAGAAAATTGTAAGGAACTTaagagtcttccaagcagcattTGTCAGCTCAAGTCCCTTGTCTCTCTCTTTATTTCCGGTTGTACACAATTTGAGTTGTTTCCAAGCATTAAAGAAGATATGGAAGGATTAAGAGAGCTTTTCTTGGATGGAACATCTATCAAAGAGCTTTCCCCCTGGATTGAACGGCTTACGGGGCTTCGGTATTTAAGTCTGAGAGACTGCAAAAGCCTTGTACATCGTCCCAACACGCTCTGTAATTTGTATTTGTATGACCCTCTCGAGGACGCATATCGCCGTCTTGGCCTGAGTCCCTCTCCACCCCAACCCCCCAATTTCTAg
- the LOC137733681 gene encoding disease resistance protein RPV1-like, producing the protein MASSSSSACLGWKYDVFINFRGEDTRRGFVSHLYNALVKKPISAFIDAEKLRKGDHLSELLTAIRESRLSIVVFSQDYASSTWCLKELVQILECKDTNNQIVLPIFHDVEPSDVRQRFAEAFAEHDRDSNAEMEGVRSWRSALTTATSLSGWVSRKYENDAVLIEKIVEDVYRKLIDISSSSRKENGLVGMDSRMHEMHLLLYPPGGETNNVRVVGIWGMGGLGKTTIARAVYDDISCRFEACCFLENIKEGFMKHGKLHMQTELLSSISNNKVGSSDISKKGFQVMLNSLGQRKVLIVLDDVDTLEQIEALLGEQHSFGGGSRIIITTRDSQLLSIADEIYKPKILSDYGALELFRRYACRKNQPNRDYDDLSSRAVKYAQGLPLALKVLGAFLDNKNVCQWENELEKIKKIPQRGIHDVLKTSFDGLDDTEKDIFLDIACFFKGMREDYAIEILHSCGFYPDIGIRVLIDRALLTVTRNGVLEMHDLLEEMGRKIVHQESTKEPGRRSRLWSYEDVHHVITKNTGTETVESIILDLWNSDEGCLIVEAFDRMTKLRLLKISAHGIQHLTGPLKFLSSELRCLSWSGFPLKSLPSNFQFENLVGLDMQYSLIDRLWEGTQKQEKLKFINLSYCQYLKETPDFTNVPNLERLTVQSCISLVEVHPSISTLTNLALLDLNGCKELKILPSKIRMKSLKTLDLSGCSSLEMFPEISEGMDELEELNLSSSKIKELPLSINNLTGLSHFKLKNCKELKSLSCIHMKCLKTFNLSRCSSLEMFPSISEGIEGLKSLIYPGQKLKNCPCQLIILRG; encoded by the exons atggcttcttcttcttcttctgcttgcCTTGGTTGGAAATACGATGTGTTCATCAATTTCAGAGGGGAAGACACTCGCAGGGGCTTCGTCAGCCATCTCTACAACGCTCTGGTTAAGAAACCAATCAGCGCCTTCATTGATGCCGAGAAGCTCAGAAAAGGCGACCACCTTTCTGAGCTCCTGACAGCGATTCGAGAGTCAAGGCTTTCGATTGTAGTTTTCTCTCAAGACTATGCTTCTTCCACTTGGTGCTTGAAAGAACTCGTGCAAATCCTGGAATGCAAGGATACCAATAACCAGATTGTACTCCCCATTTTCCATGACGTTGAGCCGTCTGATGTTCGTCAACGTTTCGCGGAAGCTTTTGCTGAGCACGATCGTGATTCTAACGCCGAAATGGAAGGGGTTCGGAGCTGGAGATCCGCTCTTACAACTGCCACCAGTTTATCCGGCTGGGTTTCGCGAAAATATGA GAATGATGCAGTGCTTATCGAGAAAATTGTAGAAGATGTTTATAGGAAATTGATCGACATCTCATCATCATCAAGGAAAGAGAATGGCTTGGTTGGAATGGATTCTCGCATGCATGAAATGCATTTATTATTATATCCTCCCGGAGGTGAAACGAATAATGTTCGCGTTGTTGGAATATGGGGTATGGGTGGTTTAGGCAAAACAACCATCGCTAGAGCTGTTTATGATGATATCTCTTGTCGATTTGAAGCTTGTTGCTTTCTTGAAAATATCAAGGAAGGTTTCATGAAGCACGGCAAACTACATATGCAGACAGAACTTCTATCCAGTATCTCGAACAACAAGGTGGGGAGTTCCGACATTTCGAAGAAAGGTTTCCAGGTGATGTTAAATAGCCTAGGTCAGAGAAAAGTTCTTATTGTTCTGGATGATGTGGACACATTAGAACAAATTGAAGCTTTACTTGGAGAGCAACATTCCTTTGGTGGTGGAAGTAGAATTATCATAACAACTAGAGATTCGCAATTACTAAGCATAGCTGATGAGATATATAAGCccaagattttaagtgattatgGAGCTCTGGAACTCTTTAGGCGGTACGCCTGTAGAAAAAACCAACCCAACAGAGATTATGATGATCTCTCGAGTCGTGCCGTAAAATATGCTCAAGGTCTGCCTTTAGCACTCAAAGTCTTGGGAGCTTTTCTTGATAACAAAAATGTATGCCAGTGGGAAAATGAgttagaaaaaataaagaaaataccgCAAAGGGGAATTCATGATGTGCTTAAAACAAGCTTCGATGGACTAGATGACACGGAGAAGGATATCTTTCTTGATATTGCATGTTTCTTTAAAGGAATGAGAGAAGACTATGCAATCGAAATTCTGCACAGCTGTGGTTTCTATCCTGATATTGGAATAAGAGTTCTAATCGATCGAGCTCTCTTAACTGTCACAAGGAATGGGGTACTGGAGATGCATGATTTACTAGAGGAAATGGGTCGGAAAATCGTCCACCAAGAATCTACCAAAGAGCCTGGGAGACGAAGTAGGTTGTGGAGTTATGAAGATGTTCATCATGTGATAACTAAAAATACg GGTACAGAAACAGTTGAAAGCATAATCCTAGATTTGTGGAACTCAGATGAGGGATGCTTAATTGTAGAAGCTTTTGATAGGATGACTAAACTAAGACTTCTCAAGATCAGTGCTCACGGCATACAACACCTGACTGGGCCCTTAAAGTTTCTTTCTAGTGAGTTGAGGTGTCTTTCCTGGTCTGGATTCCCTCTCAAGTCTTTGCCATCCAACTTTCAATTCGAAAATCTTGTTGGACTTGACATGCAATATAGTCTCATTGACCGACTTTGGGAAGGAACCCAG AAACAGGAAAAGTTGAAATTCATCAATTTAAGTTATTGTCAATACCTTAAGGAAACCCCTGACTTCACAAATGTGCCAAATCTTGAGAGGCTAACTGTTCAAAGTTGTATAAGCTTAGTTGAGGTTCACCCGTCTATTTCGACTCTTACAAACCTTGCTTTATTGGATCTGAATGGGTGCAAGGAACTTAAGATTCTACCCAGCAAAATTCGTATGAAATCTCTCAAAACCCTTGATCTTTCTGGCTGCTCcagtcttgagatgtttccagagatttcaGAAGGTATGGATGAGTTAGAAGAGCTTAATTTATCCtcgtcaaaaattaaagaactgcccttgtcaattaataatctcacgggGCTGAGTCATTTCAAGCTAAAAAATTGCAAGGAACTTAAGAGTCTTTCCTGCATTCATATGAAATGTCTGAAAACCTTTAATCTTTCTCGCTGCTCcagtcttgagatgtttcccTCGATTTCAGAAGGTATTGAGGGGTTAAAGAGCTTGATTTATCcgggtcaaaaattaaagaactgccCATGTCAATTAATAATCTTACGGGGTTGA
- the LOC137735596 gene encoding uncharacterized protein, giving the protein MEALIASYGDSSSDSGSESPAPPPPPPSELKNSQEPTTALPPPPLSLLDSPNSFGFLDFSPSAQPSRVRNFAHVEGNYAVHVYIPVHIPPAPRKEMALFLNKLASLVPGLHAVDVDVPLDVLRKDERKLEQVALGREFHISLGRTVPIRVHQIDSLVTMLRQKLQIQRRYWIDFSKWEAFVNDDQTRTFVSIEVIAAGLAEITKQIQAVNEVYKLHNLPEFYKDPRPHISVAWALGDISNSLKKVVEEERRRSTFGGSLQKCIFTSKFNGIECRIGSKTHKICKFSEE; this is encoded by the exons ATGGAGGCCCTGATTGCCTCGTACGGAGACTCGTCGTCGGACTCAGGCTCCGAGTCGCCGGCTCCACCTCCGCCACCACCTTCAGAGCTCAAAAACTCTCAAGAACCGACCACTGCGCTGCCTCCACCTCCTCTGTCACTTCTCGACAGCCCCAATTCCTTCG GATTTCTGGACTTCTCCCCAAGCGCCCAGCCGAGCAGAGTTCGGAACTTTGCTCACGTCGAAGGGAACTACGCAGTACATGTATACATCCCAG TTCATATACCACCAGCACCGAGGAAAGAGATGGCCTTGTTTTTGAACAAGCTAGCTTCTCTGGTGCCTGGTCTCCATGCCGTTGACGTTGACGTCCCGCTTGACGTTCTGCGTAAGGACGAGCGTAAGCTTGAACAGGTTGCTTTAGGCAGAGAGTTCCATATAAGTCTCGGAAGAACTGTTCCGATTCGGGTGCACCAGATTGATTCCTTGGTGACAATGCTGCGGCAGAAGCTTCAGATTCAGAGGCG GTATTGGATTGATTTTAGCAAGTGGGAGGCTTTTGTTAACGATGATCAGACCCGGACCTTTGTGTCGATCGAAGTCATTGCTGCTGGGTTAGCTGAG ATAACAAAGCAGATTCAAGCCGTGAATGAGGTGTATAAGCTTCACAATCTTCCTGAATTTTACAAG GATCCGCGCCCTCACATATCGGTAGCTTGGGCATTGGGTGACATCAGCAATTCCCTGAAGAAAGTGGTTGAAGAAGAAAGACGAAGATCTACCTTCGGAGGATCGTTACAGAAATGTATTTTTACCAGTAAATTCAATGGTATCGAATGTAGGATTGGTagtaaaacacacaaaatatgtaaattttctGAAGAATAA